A window of the Verrucomicrobiota bacterium genome harbors these coding sequences:
- a CDS encoding type II secretion system protein → MTTHPSVPPRRHSAFTLIELLVVIAIIGILASLLLPALKSAKDRSFLVTDLNNIRQILLAAHSFAGDNNDYIPFCGWGGLPDRDSWAYSKDLARFPGAGKNDPNTYSNQVQSFKRGQLGNYLDSEKVMTCPKDFSERQTGVKQKQYIRRDIKIISYLWNGAINGYDTGPMPQNLMSRWTLSTFRPTGMLIWEADEMQSEYIFNDASSTPHEGISRRHGSSRIAKDQSDKVKGIGTFGNLTGSAFTAPLAKWLSRQMAGPNIWPQEPSFDGPNDAWYVPGTRNGRN, encoded by the coding sequence ATGACAACCCATCCTTCTGTTCCTCCGCGTCGCCATTCGGCTTTCACCCTCATCGAACTGCTGGTCGTCATTGCCATCATTGGCATTCTCGCCAGCCTGCTCTTGCCGGCCTTGAAGAGCGCCAAGGATCGGTCGTTCCTCGTGACCGATCTAAACAACATTCGCCAAATCCTTCTGGCGGCCCACAGCTTCGCCGGGGACAACAACGATTACATCCCGTTCTGCGGGTGGGGCGGATTGCCGGACCGCGATTCCTGGGCCTACTCGAAAGATCTGGCGCGGTTCCCCGGCGCGGGGAAGAACGACCCGAACACTTACTCCAATCAGGTGCAGAGCTTCAAAAGAGGCCAGCTCGGAAACTACCTCGACTCGGAGAAAGTGATGACTTGCCCGAAGGATTTCTCAGAAAGACAAACCGGTGTGAAGCAGAAACAGTACATCCGCCGCGACATCAAGATCATCAGCTATCTCTGGAACGGCGCCATCAACGGTTACGACACGGGCCCCATGCCCCAGAACCTCATGTCTCGATGGACGTTGTCCACATTCCGGCCTACCGGAATGCTGATCTGGGAAGCGGACGAAATGCAGAGCGAATATATTTTCAATGACGCCAGCAGCACGCCGCACGAAGGCATTTCGCGCCGGCACGGCTCCAGCCGAATCGCCAAGGACCAAAGCGACAAAGTGAAAGGGATCGGCACGTTCGGGAACCTGACCGGTTCGGCTTTCACGGCGCCGCTGGCCAAGTGGCTCTCGCGCCAGATGGCGGGACCGAACATCTGGCCGCAGGAACCGTCGTTCGACGGGCCGAATGATGCGTGGTACGTTCCGGGCACGCGCAATGGCCGAAATTAG
- a CDS encoding response regulator: MGTTLEAARWGQARPTELKLRIAESLGPVVKRLAKVQPWRKPTPGLANSCPVHRMICQGVHMKILIAEDDAVARMLLTRTLHKYDYEVVAVTDGRQAWEKLKGAHFPILISDWMMPEMDGLELCRTIRQSVSENSAGSCFRAKGRMARRDEGEYPPWIFD, translated from the coding sequence ATGGGGACCACGTTGGAGGCGGCTCGCTGGGGACAGGCTCGCCCTACCGAACTCAAACTGAGAATCGCTGAATCGCTGGGGCCAGTCGTGAAGCGGCTTGCCAAGGTTCAGCCGTGGAGGAAACCTACCCCAGGCCTCGCAAACTCGTGCCCGGTGCACCGCATGATATGCCAGGGCGTTCACATGAAGATTCTAATCGCTGAAGATGACGCGGTCGCGCGGATGCTCCTGACGAGAACGTTGCACAAGTATGATTACGAGGTTGTGGCCGTCACCGATGGCCGCCAGGCCTGGGAAAAACTCAAGGGAGCACACTTCCCGATTCTGATTTCGGACTGGATGATGCCGGAGATGGACGGCCTGGAATTGTGCCGAACGATCCGTCAGAGCGTGTCCGAAAATTCCGCGGGGTCCTGTTTTCGCGCCAAAGGCCGGATGGCGAGGCGCGACGAAGGAGAATATCCTCCCTGGATCTTCGACTGA